From the Ctenopharyngodon idella isolate HZGC_01 chromosome 3, HZGC01, whole genome shotgun sequence genome, one window contains:
- the LOC127509301 gene encoding mucin-22-like, with the protein MTASATTVTEETTMTTAATAVTKETTMTTAATAVTEGKTMTTAATAMTEEPTVTTAASAATEETTMTTAETAVTEEPTVTTAATAVTKGKTMTTAVTAMTKEPTVTTAATAVTEETTVTTAETAVTEEKTMTTAATAFTEETTVTTAATVVTEEPTVTTAATAVTEETTVTTAATVVTEEPTVTTAATAVTEEPTVTTAATAVTEETTMTTAATAFTEETTMTTAVTTVTEVPTVTTSATTVSEESTVTTAATTVTEEPTMTTAATTVTEESTVTTAATAFTEETTITTSATAFTEETTVTTAATAVTEEPTVTTAATAVTEEPTVTTAATAVTEETTMTASATTVTEETTMTASTTTVTEETTMTTAATAVTKETTMTTAATAVTEGKTMTTAVTAMTEEPTVTTAASAATEETTMTTAETAVTEETTMTTAATAVTEEKTMTTSATAVTEETTVTSAATAVTEETTVTTRTTTVKQKATESEDKDPVETEDKVNSSLLDLLDAITRALLAALSAIGGALTAIGNAFVSFFPCFLPKEKAPVSTSTTTVKEETTVTTTANAVTEETTMTASAATVTEEPTITKSATTVTEETTMTTSSTAVTEEKTMTTAVTTVTEVPTVTTSATTVSEESTVTTAATTVTEEPTMTTAATAFTEETTITTAATAVTEETTMTASATAVTKETTMTTAATAVTEGKTMTTAATAMTEEPTVTTAASAATEETTITTSATAVTEETTVTSAATAVTEEPTVTTAATAVTEEPTVTTAATTVKEETTVTTTANAVTEETTMTASAATVTEEPTVTTAATVFTEETTITTSATTVTVNEDMTTASAALTELQFQFQYQIYLYNAFYNTYRFNAVLQKMHAEEAAVTMADTA; encoded by the coding sequence AtgactgcatcagcaactacgGTCACAGAAGAGACAACTATGACCACAGCAGCGACTGCGGTAACAAAAGAGACAACTATGACTACAGCTGCAACTGCAGTCACCGAAGGGAAAACTATGACTACAGCAGCGACTGCAATGACAGAAGAGCCAACCGTGACTACAGCAGCATCTGCGGCCACAGAAGAGACAACTATGACTACAGCAGAGACTGCAGTCACAGAAGAGCCAACCGTGACCACAGCAGCAACTGCTGTCACCAAAGGGAAAACTATGACTACAGCAGTGACTGCAATGACAAAAGAGCCAACCGTGACTACAGCAGCAACTGCTGTCACAGAAGAGACAACTGTGACAACAGCAGAGACTGCAGTGACAGAAGAGAAAACTATGACTACAGCAGCGACTGCGTTCACAGAAGAGACAACCGTAACTACAGCAGCTACTGTGGTCACCGAAGAGCCAACCGTGACTACAGCAGCGACTGCGGTCACAGAAGAGACAACCGTAACTACAGCAGCTACTGTGGTCACCGAAGAGCCAACCGTGACTACAGCAGCGACTGCGGTCACAGAAGAGCCAACCGTAACTACAGCAGCTACTGCGGTCACAGAAGAGACAACTATGACTACAGCAGCGACTGCGTTCACAGAAGAAACAACTATGACAACAGCAGTGACTACGGTCACCGAAGTGCCAACTGTGACTACATCAGCAACTACGGTCTCCGAAGAGTCAACCGTAACTACAGCAGCGACTACGGTCACCGAAGAGCCAACTATGACTACAGCAGCGACTACGGTCACCGAAGAGTCAACTGTGACTACGGCAGCGACTGCGTTCACAGAAGAGACAACTATAACTACATCAGCGACTGCATTCACAGAAGAGACAACTGTAACTACAGCAGCTACTGCGGTCACCGAAGAGCCAACCGTGACTACAGCAGCGACTGCGGTCACAGAAGAGCCAACTGTGACTACAGCAGCGACTGCGGTCACAGAAGAGACAACCAtgactgcatcagcaactacgGTCACAGAAGAGACAACTATGACTGCATCAACGACTACGGTCACAGAAGAGACAACTATGACCACAGCAGCGACTGCGGTAACAAAAGAGACAACTATGACTACAGCTGCAACTGCAGTCACCGAAGGGAAAACTATGACTACAGCAGTGACTGCAATGACAGAAGAGCCAACCGTGACTACAGCAGCATCTGCGGCCACAGAAGAGACAACTATGACAACAGCAGAGACTGCAGTCACGGAAGAGACAACTATGACCACAGCAGCGACTGCAGTGACAGAAGAGAAAACTATGACTACATCAGCGACTGCTGTCACAGAAGAGACAACTGTGACTTCGGCAGCAACCGCGGTCACAGAAGAGACAACTGTGACTACAAGAACAACTACGGTCAAACAAAAGGCAACCGAGTCTGAAGATAAGGATCCTGTTGAGACTGAGGATAAAGTCAATTCTTCCTTGCTTGACCTTCTTGATGCGATTACACGTGCCTTGTTAGCAGCTTTAAGTGCGATCGGAGGTGCCTTGACTGCGATTGGAAATGCGTTTGTAAgtttttttccctgttttttACCTAAAGAAAAGGCACCCGTGTCTACATCAACGACTACGGTCAAAGAAGAGACAACCGTGACTACAACAGCGAATGCAGTCACAGAAGAGACAACTATGACTGCATCAGCTGCTACGGTCACCGAAGAGCCAACTATTACAAAGTCAGCGACTACGGTCACAGAAGAGACAACTATGACAACATCATCGACTGCGGTCACAGAAGAGAAAACTATGACAACAGCAGTGACTACGGTCACCGAAGTGCCAACTGTGACTACATCAGCAACTACGGTCTCCGAAGAGTCAACCGTAACTACAGCAGCGACTACGGTCACCGAAGAGCCAACTATGACTACAGCAGCGACTGCGTTCACAGAAGAGACAACTATAACTACAGCAGCTACTGCGGTCACAGAAGAGACAACCATGACTGCATCAGCGACTGCGGTAACAAAAGAGACAACTATGACTACAGCTGCAACTGCAGTCACCGAAGGGAAAACTATGACTACAGCAGCGACTGCAATGACAGAAGAGCCAACCGTGACTACAGCAGCATCTGCGGCCACAGAAGAGACAACTATAACTACATCAGCGACTGCTGTCACAGAAGAGACAACTGTGACTTCGGCAGCTACTGCGGTCACCGAAGAGCCAACCGTGACTACAGCAGCGACTGCGGTCACAGAAGAGCCAACTGTGACTACAGCAGCGACTACGGTCAAAGAAGAGACAACCGTGACTACAACAGCGAATGCAGTCACAGAAGAGACAACTATGACTGCATCAGCTGCTACGGTCACCGAAGAGCCAACCGTGACTACAGCAGCGACTGTGTTCACAGAAGAAACAACTATAACTACATCAGCGACTACGGTCACAGTAAATGAAGACATGACTACAGCCTCGGCTGCACTCACAGAActtcaatttcaatttcagtatcaaatttatttgtataacgctttttacaatacatatcgtttcaatgcagttttacagaaaatgcatgcaGAAGAGGCAGCAGTGACTATGGCAGATacagcataa